A DNA window from Hordeum vulgare subsp. vulgare chromosome 1H, MorexV3_pseudomolecules_assembly, whole genome shotgun sequence contains the following coding sequences:
- the LOC123407028 gene encoding homeobox-leucine zipper protein ROC8-like — MEFSDHKAGVSVNQQLPRESRKSQRRHKPAQIQKMQKLFETSAYPDEVQSAQLARDLVLDTKQIRSWFQNHYTKMKIEYSRAKNLLLGKEKMRILSENMVMREALKNFVCLNANYTTKEYFDQQEEINR; from the exons ATGGAATTCAGCGACCACAAAGCGGGGGTCTCTGTGAACCAGCAGCTACCGCGGGAGAGTCGGAAGAGCCAACGTCGCCACAAACCAGCGCAGATTCAAAAAATGCAAAA GTTGTTCGAGACTAGTGCCTACCCGGATGAGGTCCAGAGCGCTCAGCTTGCTCGTGATCTTGTCCTCGATACCAAGCAGATCAGGTCCTGGTTCCAGAACCACTATACAAAGATGAAG ATTGAGTACAGTAGAGCGAAGAACCTCTTGCTCGGCAAGGAGAAAATGAGGATCCTGTCTGAGAACATGGTCATGCGAGAGGCGCTCAAGAACTTCGTGTGCCTCAACGCCAACTACACCACCAAAGAATACTTCGACCAACAAGAGGAGATCAATAGGTAG